The stretch of DNA agagagagagggagggagggagggagggagagagagagagacagacagagagagagagagagagagagaaagagaccctGAAAGAGTCATATGAAAAGGATAATCTCCAACCTGTTGAGTTACCTGCAAGCTTCACAGTCTGCTACAAGTCTaaggttgtgagctgtcacaaTGCTGGGGTGAGCTTATGTGACACAGATTTCTGCTCCTGAAGGTTATGGTTCACACATAGTCCTGAATCAATTCCAATAAAATTATTGGTACGTCAAGTTGGACTTTCATCGTACTTGTACTTTGGTATGTTATGGGGTGAAGTGCATAAGATGCATGAGCAGCATCCAGATGTAGACAATGTAAAGAGTGTGACATCCCTCCAAGTTCAGAATTTTATATGGAGGATGAATAGGATGATTTTTAAGAGCCCAATGTGGTGCATGACTCCAATACAAGAGCATCTTCCAGTCACAATGGGAGTGATATACATATAAGCATAGAGTTCATGATAGCACCCACAGACCACTTCAAATTCCAACATTGTAAAGGGAAAGTAGATGCAACCCCATCTCTAACCAAAAAGGTTTTTGCAGTTGATATCTTCTGGAAAGGAAAAACTAGTTTTCTGCAGTGCACTATCACTGGCCTATCAACAACACTCCAGGGCAGACTCAATGCCCTCcgggagaagaaggaaaacacaaaacaggCTCCATATTTTGTACACAAATTTTGTCTTGTTGCTTCTTTTTAGGTTTgtcagagaggacagggagactCAGACTACCAGCATTCTCTGTTCATGTTTCTGCTACATTTCAGATTTGCAAGGGAGCTCTATGGTAACTGAGTTGCCTGGGTAGGAGTGCAGAGACCATCATCCTGCTCTGGAGAAgcaaagagctgggattaaacatCTTTCCCTCCTGTGTGGGAAGATGTGAAGACAGTTTTTAAGAAAGGATACTATCCCCATCCTTTCTACATAAAGGCCATGTCTTTTCCAGGCCAGTTGTTTCAAACACTTCCTGACAACTCATGCTCCTTAGGTACTGGGAAAAGGAATTACCTTTCCACTGTAACCGCCCTTAGTATAAAAACTGCAGTGTCACTGCTGATACCAAGTCCCACTCGAATTCCAGCTGAGGTCTGAGGTGGAGGGTTGCTGGAAGTTACTGTAAATATTGGAGACAGCATCTCCAATATTCAATGAATGGGCATCTCACACAAAACATAGAGGGATATGTGGGACACTCAATGTGGTATCTACCCACTGAAGCTGAAGCTTGGGGAAAACAAACCCACTCACTGGTGGAAGGTGCTTCTAGAAAGAGCTTCTGCACTTTCTAGAAAGGTCTCTCCTTCAGTACTTCCTCAAGGCAAAGTTAGGCTTTGGGCCTTGATGAGTCTCTCCACACATCTGTAGCATGACGATCTCAGATGGAATTAGCACAGGAAGGGATCTGCATTCAAGTAATTTTACGAGGGTACCCATCTTGCCAGGGGTGACATTACATGACAATTCCTTCAGACAAAAATAGATTTGTATTAATAGTTATATACTTCTGTGGTTAGGGCACTGTCACCCTGTACTGGCTGAGATGCAAGCCCTAAACTATCTTTATCTGGGAATTAAGGAAATCATTTAATGCAATTCTTATAGCTCTGGGGAGATGACCAATGTGAAGGGGGTACacttgtaaaatacattttactcATGTTCCTATTTTCCCAACAACTTTCTGTTCAACTGGATGCAGGTAAAGCTATGACAACAGGAAGACCAAGGAACTCACCGGGGACAGGGAATGGACTACTGTTCAACAGTATCTACTCTGGCCTTAGGGATCACTCTGTTCCTGCAAGACATGTTTACTACCATCCCAGTGGAAACTGGCCCCGTGTTTGTGAGGGATGTCGCCAGTGCAAAGTATCCACCTCCTTATTTAACCCTCATCCTCTAAGTCCTTAGTCTGGTCAGAGACTCTGACTGAAGAGAATTTAGCTCCAGGGGCTTGAATATTACTTTCTGTGATTGTTCACACTCCACAAATAATTAATAGAAAGCTAGAAGATCTTTGCCAGTATTTATCTCAGTGAAGTCCATtttacatgtggtgcacattcattAACGGTCTAGAGTCAGAAATTCTGTGCTCTTTATCCTgtagaaaaatatgagaaaaataatcaatgtgGATATTCACCATCCTTGCTTCCTAAATACTTCCCAGTTCTTGACGGATGTCGCCCCAACACTGGTGATTCTCATAATACTACAGCACCTGGGTTCAGACATCGATATGCACAGATGAgagacatgcatgtacacatgaacacacactggGACATGTGGGAGTGGCCCCAGAACTTTTGAAAGgcctcagatcttttctttctgtggtgcCTTCTTTTTTCCTGACTACCTAATATTCTCTCCCTGTATATCCCAAGGTGTTTATTTAAACAGTCAGGTTTCCTAGGCCTGGATTAGTAGAAACTCACTCCTAGAGGACACTTGGGAGGTCACCACAGAGGAGCACACAGAGGAGAACCATGTTGGTTTGAGTTGGAAAACTGTTTAGTTGAAGGCAAAAACTGGGTAAGCCACTCTGATCCAGGATTCTTAACAGGAATGAAAAGTCCAAGGAAGTTCTCTTTAATCCATCACAGAGTCACAGAGTAGCGGTGGAATTATCACCTCCAGAGGTATGTTAAGTTTGCCCATACTTACAACTTTCTCTCACACTTAAATATTACTGTCCATTGTCTCGTTCTCCACTGAGGCCCCATATAAACACCCTTTCAGGATATAACTGTCTGCTCACCTGGCAGTGTCCTAGTTCTCTCTTCATGAGTGGTCTTCCTTAGGGTAATAGTAAAGAGGATTCGGCCACAGGTCATCCATGATTATCTGTGATTGgaaggaggacagaagatggAAATCCCACTCCCAGGAGTAACCCACCCAAGCCCTAGAGAATAATGGATGGTCAGAGAAAGCTAACCTCAGCAATCCTGTTGGAGCCAGGGAATTTGTGTGCACAAAACCAGTTGAAGAAAGTGAGCCTGGTAGTGTCTTGCATGCAGTTGGCATAACTATGTTCAGCCTGACCTATCCACTCTATTGTACTAGAATCTGACTCTTTGTATCCTGCAGAAAAGGAATATGGAATAGCACAGGGTTTGCCATATACCTGGTCCAGGCAACACCCCATAACCTGTGACCATACATACCAATGATGCTGAGCTCATAATCCTTAGTAACAATGTCATTCCGGAAGTATGGGTTTTCACTAAAGGAAAACATCATTCTGTACATCCTCAGCCCAGGATTGTACTCCACCTGTCAAGATGTggaggaaataaaagggaaatcTCTAGGTGTCTTCTGAGAGCACACACATGATAGTGAAACGTAATGCTTGTCCACATTTGCTTTTCCTGAAACTCCCCTTATGCTCTGCCCAGACACAATTCCAACTGACCTCCAAGCTCAACATGTAGCCCAGTAAGTCTTCATCCTGGCTGCTGATGATGGACGACATCTGGGGATGGTTCATTATCTGCTTCTGGTCAAGGAACCTTGCTATACGATGGAAAGAGGAGCTACAAGCAGGTGAGCCACTGTGTAATGAGAGCAGTCCTTGGAGCAGGCCTCCACATAGACCTGTGGGCATGAGGTCTTTCCTTCATTGCCCCATGTCCCTTAGAACATGATGACTAAGATGTTCTAAGTCTCCTGTTCTGTGAAAATCTGAACCTCTGTAGGTGGAAGAAACTACACTCTTTTGGACATGGGAATCTGCTGACACCCTGGGGGATGATGGGCAGTCAGAGAAAATCGATATGAGAAGTCCAGTTGGCATGAGGAAACTTGTATGCATAGTTAAAGAAAACAAGCTAGCTGCCTGATAAAGTGGCTGTTGATCTAATATTCCTCGGCTCCTAGAGGCCAATGTATACACAAAGGATGACAAGAACCTGGGCTGTATCTGCCTTTCCCGACCTTGTACAAggggtgtgtatgcatgcctgtgcattAGACTGGCATGCTTTTCACATGCAGGCAGCTTCTATGTTAATAGGAAGGGGATAGTGGAGGAAAGGGATTGACAGTGCCTGGGAGACTGTTGGTAATGTATTGCCTCAAAAGTCACAAAATATTTCTTCAGTAAATATGCATCAAAATGCACAGTGAGATCAACAGGGGCTGGTGCTAAAGGGGACGACTTTGTTTTGGTGCTAAAGGGGACAAGGGTAGGATACTCTTAAGTAGTGATTGGTGTCCCTGGCCAATGTGTGATTGGTGTTCCTAATCACACATTCCCTGCTGCACAAGGGCCCCACTTACTTTTTGGGCGGAACACCATGAGATTGGTCTCCATCGTCTAAACTTTGGAGCTCTTACCCCAACCCCCCACAGTTCTCCTTAACCAATTCACCCTCTTTGCTGCCGATGCCCAGAGAGAACACTTAAGGATACAGCTTTAGCCCAGAAGCCTGGGATGCCCTGGATTATGGTCTTTCTGCGCTGAAAGTAAGGTCCACGCGCTTTGGCCACCCTTGCTTTAATCCGGGCTAAAGCTCCACTACAGCGGGCATTCACAAAGCTGAGCTCCAGCTGAAGAAGTTCCAGCTCCTCTATTTTAGATCTGCCTTCTGTAGGCCCACCACTTGACTGTGGCAACCTTTGTATCGCATGCTGGTCTTTAGAATCACATGCCTGCTCTGGGTCCTTTTCCAGCTCAGGCTGCTGATCTTGTTCACCTTCCTGCTTGTGCTCCTTTACCTCTTCACCCTCATTCTTGACATCCACCACCTCTGTGACTTTCAACTCCCCGATAGCAGCCTCGTCCCCCTCCTCACACGTGTCAGGGTGATGTACCACCTCTGCAAGGGATACCCCGTCCTCCACAGGACCACCTATTACCAGAGGCTTCACCATCTGATTGTCCCCAGCAGGAGCACCTGGGCTCTGCTCTGGTGCCTGAACTTGGGCCTCTCCTTCCAGAAGTCTGCTTTCCAGGAGTTCCAGCTCCCGGAATTCCTGGGGAGCCATGCTCACACTCCCCTCCTCGGGACTCTCCATAGGATGCTCAACCTTGTACAAGGACTCTTGCGCCTCAAGCCAGCAGGACCCTTCAATGCTACACCCTGATGGTCTTCCGAGTCGCCAACCAGCCTCTGAGTTTTTCCCGGCAGCCCCTCATAGCAGACTCAGTTGCTATCGGGACTGGGTGGGCTACTGTGACGTCAGCAGGAGACGGGACTCAAATTGTCTTGCATTAAGAAGTACACAGGTAATCTTGCCCGCCTCCAACCAGCCTGGTGCACAAGCACAGCCCTCACCCAGTCCCCGGGTTCTAGTCCTGTGCTCACACCTTGCCACTTCTCAAGGTGGCCTTAAGCTTGTGCCTGTGACCCCGAAGAGGTCACAacttgttttagacagtgggtagaatgggCTATCCAAACACCCGCATAACCTATGCCACGGTGTCATTTCTCCCTGAAACATACAAGTTGGCAAGTACTTGGCGTGTTTGTTGGGGTGCTGTTGTACTTTACTACTGTTGATGCACTTTCACTCATTGGTCAGATGAACAGGTAGGTATGTGCTCCTCTACTGAATGACTGTCCTTGCCAAACCTTGAGCTGTTGGTGACGTCATTTGGGCATTAGGTCCACTTCTTGCATACCTTTCTATTTAGCAAAGAGGGATGAAATCCTGTCCCTAAGCAGGATTCATACATACTAAGCAAGGTGTTGCTCAGCTGACAGAGTTGAGAATGAATCATCCCTCAAGTCCTGCACAGAACTATAAGCAAAGTGGTTCCCTTAGAGGTCAAGGCTTTGAGGATTATAATGAAGTGGAGTGCTGGTGCATGGTgtattatttaacaaaataggAGCAAGGTGGTCTCCTTTCATAGCTACAGAAAAATCAGGAATACTTTTTGTTCATAACGCAAAAGTATATTTAGTCCAATGTCAACAACCCTCATAGTCTGTACAGTCTCAACAcggtttaaaagtccaaagttcaaagtctcttctaaggCTCAAGGCAGTCTTTTAACTTCAAACCCCCtattaaatcaaaatgaaaaagcagatcacatactttcaaCATACAATGACATAGAATACatgttaccattccaaaatggagGAAGGTATCATAATGAGAAAATagtggaccaaagcaagactgaaaactgGGTACTCTCCGCCTGAACTctccatctccatgtctgatgtccaactcctttcagctttgttgaccgCAACACACTTCTTTCACTTGTAATGGTTCTACTCCTTTGGAGCAGGTtttctcagcaggtatcccagggctctggcatctctaacatcttgaggtctccaaggcaatcaAGGTtttaccttcacagcttcacacagtggcctctctgagcctccattGAAGCACACACACCTAGCTAGGCTTTCCTTCATCAcagagggagattccataacccctttcttctctttttaaaaattttttattgaatgttttatttacctacatttcagatatcatcccctttccccatttgccttccctagaaccccaatcccatccccccctcctcctttatgcttttatgccattttaat from Arvicanthis niloticus isolate mArvNil1 unplaced genomic scaffold, mArvNil1.pat.X pat_scaffold_1654_arrow_ctg1, whole genome shotgun sequence encodes:
- the LOC117701647 gene encoding testis-specific Y-encoded protein 1-like is translated as MESPEEGSVSMAPQEFRELELLESRLLEGEAQVQAPEQSPGAPAGDNQMVKPLVIGGPVEDGVSLAEVVHHPDTCEEGDEAAIGELKVTEVVDVKNEGEEVKEHKQEGEQDQQPELEKDPEQACDSKDQHAIQRLPQSSGGPTEGRSKIEELELLQLELSFVNARCSGALARIKARVAKARGPYFQRRKTIIQGIPGFWAKAIMNHPQMSSIISSQDEDLLGYMLSLEVEYNPGLRMYRMMFSFSENPYFRNDIVTKDYELSIIGYKESDSSTIEWIGQAEHSYANCMQDTTRLTFFNWFCAHKFPGSNRIAEIIMDDLWPNPLYYYPKEDHS